TGGCCGACAGGACTCCCGCTCGCAGGCTGCCCGCGTCACCTCCGATGGCATTTCCCACCACCTGGCCGCACTCGCGACTGAGGGCAGCGCGTACGGCCTCGGCAGCCTGGTCATTGGTGAGCATCGAGCGGAGCAGGGCCAATTGAGCCTCAGGCTCCCCCTCCAGCTTGTGCTCGAGCTTGGCGAGCAGGCGGTCGGCCAGCTCGTCCTCGGGCCCGACAACCGTGTCTTCCATCTCGACACGGATCGCCGCGCCGAACAGGTTCTCCTTCGAGCCGAAGTAGTGCATGACAAGGGCGGGATCCACTCCCGCACCGGCTGCAACGGCGCGGATCGTCGTCCGGTCGTACCCAGCCTCCGAGAAGAGCTCGCGGGCCACACCGAGGATCCTCTCCTCGGTGTGGTGCCGGCGCCCTGCCTTGGCCACCGGGGTCTTGGCCACCGGGGTCTTGGCCACCGGACCCTTGGCTATCGGGAATGCATCGGTCGTCGTCACGGTTCGATTCTACAGGCGTTGACAACCCGGCCAAGTAATTCTACAGTCGTTGAATCAACGTTTGTTGAGCACATTCGCCCGTGGACGAACGCGCCCCGAATCGAGCAGGAGGCCCGGCATGACGACGACGACGGCCG
The window above is part of the Acidimicrobiales bacterium genome. Proteins encoded here:
- a CDS encoding TetR/AcrR family transcriptional regulator; this translates as MTTTDAFPIAKGPVAKTPVAKTPVAKAGRRHHTEERILGVARELFSEAGYDRTTIRAVAAGAGVDPALVMHYFGSKENLFGAAIRVEMEDTVVGPEDELADRLLAKLEHKLEGEPEAQLALLRSMLTNDQAAEAVRAALSRECGQVVGNAIGGDAGSLRAGVLSA